The following proteins are co-located in the Solanum pennellii chromosome 1, SPENNV200 genome:
- the LOC107011547 gene encoding uncharacterized protein LOC107011547, whose amino-acid sequence MNPESSNNNSKTNPRKRPLVEEPNNNKQPITLNSMLVAIDHNNLFYTVCSICEKTLPKPSPNTHIPNSSSSTSSSSIPFCKNCNFNSGSKRLFRVLMSIATEKRVVVVIMFDRAARVLFGCSADEFFDFAKTHPFAAASAGNALEGEMLKITLSQPKNGNARHLRVVSLFPLRTGFQPVIQTLRELYRARGGS is encoded by the exons ATGAATCCAGAAAGCTCCAATAACAACAGCAAAACAAACCCCAGAAAAAGACCATTAGTAGAAGAACCTAACAATAACAAACAACCAATAACCCTAAATTCCATGTTGGTAGCCATTGATCACAACAATCTCTTTTACACAGTCTGTTCTATATGTGAAAAGACTCTACCTAAACCTTCTCCAAATACCCATATCcccaattcttcttcttctacatcATCATCTTCAATACCCTTTTGCAAAAATTGCAACTTTAACTCTGGTTCCAAACGCCTCTTTCGTGTTCTT aTGTCGATAGCTACTGAGAAAAGAGTGGTTGTAGTGATAATGTTTGATAGGGCGGCTAGGGTTTTGTTTGGTTGTTCTGCCGATGAGTTCTTTGATTTTGCCAAGACTCATCCCTTTGCTG CCGCGTCTGCGGGTAATGCTTTGGAGGGAGAGATGTTGAAGATCACCTTGTCCCAACCAAAGAATGGAAATGCACGACATCTACGAGTGGTATCACTTTTTCCATTGCGGACAGGTTTTCAGCCTGTGATTCAGACCTTGAGGGAACTATATCGAGCAAGAGGCGGTTCATAG